Proteins encoded together in one Hymenobacter monticola window:
- a CDS encoding T9SS type A sorting domain-containing protein: protein MRKTSIFYGLGVWVASLLALPAQAQYLFTDSNLGSYSQNFDGLANTKAIFTSNSTLTGVYAKYTLDTGMFAGQELESSQRNGTAAKMAPDDGSEGSTAAGTVDADGTPHGPSWYHFGIVGDPDRALGGIAGTTLTSGKGYVGIRLKNSSTKTIVNLEIRYAMEQWYNSSQTQAANVTVDYQRSAANVAINSLIAGTWLPITDLGVPAPSTSTAIAPRNGNAATNRRVKQTTLMGLNLLPNQEIMIRFGYVFNSATNGNGLSVDDIVITPQTNIFYSSTDGNKNLDAKGNWSTNTSGTGGTSPANFTAPNTTYYVQGNTGTADRINGTWAVSGANSKIIVGTAASPATLYVNSTDFIQGTVDVGAGSTLQINQVNNNISLGTVHPTSTVEYVNTGTTTQNIKSASYGTLKLTGAGPKTLTGNVLINSGFAFNTPSTAALSLNDYDLLLLKGATLTGLNGASTIFVTNGKGSLQRTVTNDGAEVLFPVGTSATSYTPALLSQTQAQSEDTYGVRVAPNTYTSYTAAEVGVAGTEVASRNVKKTWFVDEEVSGNSNITLKLQWNTADATANFNNTQAHINHYTGGAWDKYTATGGATTGSIAGSSVVSRPGITSFSPFGVSSLPNGALPVELTAFAARRAGAAVACTWSTASEKNSREFTVERSRDSFTFGPLGSVPAAGNSSTARSYQFADEHPLNGLAYYRLRQTDLDGTQSFSPVVAVNGVESEVVPVVVPNPGTGHFAIVSGSGQRVVGPAVVRNALGAVVRRVAASDADDAQAGTFDLSDQPVGLYLVQVQTANGVRTLRVLKN, encoded by the coding sequence ATGCGTAAAACCTCTATTTTCTATGGCCTGGGTGTGTGGGTTGCCAGCCTGCTGGCTTTGCCTGCCCAAGCCCAGTATCTTTTCACGGATTCCAACCTAGGGTCATACAGCCAGAACTTTGATGGACTGGCCAACACCAAGGCCATTTTTACCAGCAACTCGACCCTGACGGGCGTGTATGCCAAGTATACTCTGGACACCGGCATGTTTGCGGGTCAGGAGCTGGAATCGTCGCAGCGAAACGGCACCGCGGCGAAAATGGCCCCCGATGATGGCTCGGAAGGCTCTACTGCCGCGGGCACCGTGGATGCCGACGGCACGCCCCACGGCCCGTCGTGGTACCATTTCGGCATTGTCGGCGACCCGGACCGGGCCCTGGGGGGCATTGCCGGTACCACGCTCACCTCGGGCAAGGGCTACGTGGGCATTCGCCTGAAAAACAGCTCGACCAAAACCATCGTGAACCTCGAAATCCGCTACGCCATGGAGCAGTGGTACAATTCGAGCCAGACCCAGGCCGCCAACGTGACGGTGGACTACCAGCGCAGCGCCGCCAACGTGGCCATCAACTCGCTCATCGCGGGCACTTGGCTGCCCATTACCGACCTGGGGGTGCCGGCGCCGTCCACCTCCACCGCCATTGCCCCGCGCAACGGCAACGCCGCCACCAACCGCCGCGTGAAGCAAACCACCCTGATGGGCCTGAACCTGCTGCCCAACCAGGAAATCATGATTCGCTTCGGCTACGTGTTCAATTCGGCCACCAACGGCAACGGCCTGAGCGTGGACGACATCGTGATTACGCCGCAAACCAACATCTTTTACTCCTCGACCGACGGCAATAAAAACCTGGATGCCAAGGGCAACTGGAGCACGAATACTTCCGGCACCGGCGGCACCTCACCCGCCAACTTCACGGCTCCTAACACGACTTACTACGTGCAGGGGAACACCGGCACCGCCGACCGCATCAACGGCACGTGGGCGGTGAGCGGAGCCAACTCCAAGATTATAGTGGGCACGGCCGCTTCGCCGGCCACGCTTTATGTGAATTCCACCGACTTCATTCAGGGCACGGTGGATGTAGGCGCGGGCTCAACGCTGCAAATAAACCAGGTGAACAACAACATCAGCCTGGGCACGGTACACCCCACCAGCACCGTTGAGTACGTGAACACGGGTACTACTACCCAGAACATCAAAAGCGCGAGCTACGGCACGCTCAAACTGACGGGCGCTGGGCCTAAAACGCTGACCGGCAATGTGCTGATAAATTCTGGATTCGCCTTTAACACGCCTTCGACGGCTGCGCTGAGCCTGAACGACTACGACCTGCTGCTGCTGAAAGGCGCGACGCTGACCGGCCTGAACGGCGCCAGCACGATTTTCGTGACCAACGGCAAAGGCAGCCTGCAGCGCACGGTGACCAACGACGGGGCGGAAGTGCTGTTTCCGGTCGGTACGTCGGCCACTTCCTACACGCCGGCCCTGCTGAGCCAGACGCAGGCGCAGTCGGAAGATACCTACGGCGTGCGGGTGGCCCCGAATACTTATACCAGCTACACGGCCGCTGAAGTTGGCGTGGCGGGCACGGAAGTGGCCTCTAGGAATGTGAAAAAGACCTGGTTTGTGGACGAGGAAGTGAGCGGCAACTCCAACATTACTTTGAAACTGCAATGGAACACGGCCGACGCCACGGCCAACTTCAATAACACCCAAGCCCACATCAACCACTACACCGGCGGCGCCTGGGATAAGTACACGGCTACCGGGGGCGCCACCACGGGCAGCATCGCTGGGTCCAGCGTGGTTTCGCGGCCGGGCATCACCAGCTTTTCGCCGTTTGGCGTGTCGTCGCTGCCCAACGGTGCGCTGCCGGTTGAGCTGACTGCGTTTGCCGCCCGCCGGGCCGGTGCAGCCGTGGCCTGCACCTGGAGCACCGCCAGCGAGAAAAACAGCCGCGAATTCACGGTGGAGCGCAGCCGCGACAGCTTCACGTTCGGGCCGTTGGGCTCGGTACCAGCCGCCGGCAATAGCAGCACTGCGCGCAGCTACCAGTTTGCCGATGAGCACCCGCTGAACGGGCTGGCTTACTACCGCCTGCGTCAGACCGACCTCGACGGTACGCAGTCCTTCTCGCCGGTTGTGGCGGTCAATGGGGTTGAATCTGAGGTGGTGCCGGTGGTGGTGCCCAACCCGGGCACCGGCCACTTTGCCATCGTGAGTGGCTCCGGGCAGCGCGTGGTCGGGCCAGCTGTGGTGCGCAACGCCTTGGGTGCCGTGGTGCGGCGGGTTGCCGCTTCCGACGCTGATGATGCACAAGCCGGCACCTTTGATTTGAGCGACCAGCCAGTTGGTTTGTACCTGGTGCAGGTACAAACGGCGAACGGGGTTCGTACCCTGCGGGTGCTTAAGAACTAA
- a CDS encoding TetR/AcrR family transcriptional regulator produces MTSPTSQAALAPDTRTRILDLAEALLLERGFNAFSYQHLAKELGVKPAAIHYHYPSKDDLGTALVTRQLRRLRKWRDLPRVADLPPAAQFEALLAVYDNHLAHDRRVCLFGALAADFRTLPPPMQAELRTFNRELTEWLAQVLAVGRATGSLRFVGSPAAKAAQVLTTLAGALQVARVHDETPFQVIVAQLRLELLA; encoded by the coding sequence ATGACAAGTCCAACTTCTCAAGCGGCCCTGGCGCCGGACACCCGCACGCGTATTCTCGACTTGGCCGAAGCACTGCTACTGGAGCGCGGCTTTAATGCCTTTAGCTACCAGCACCTGGCCAAGGAGCTGGGCGTGAAACCGGCCGCAATTCACTACCACTACCCCAGCAAGGACGACCTGGGCACTGCCCTGGTGACGCGCCAGCTGCGCCGCCTGCGCAAGTGGCGCGACCTGCCCCGCGTGGCCGACCTGCCGCCCGCCGCGCAGTTTGAAGCGCTGCTGGCCGTGTATGACAACCACCTGGCTCACGACCGGCGGGTGTGCCTGTTCGGCGCGCTGGCGGCCGACTTCCGCACCTTGCCGCCGCCCATGCAGGCCGAGCTGCGCACCTTCAACCGGGAGCTGACCGAGTGGCTGGCGCAGGTGCTGGCCGTGGGCCGCGCCACGGGCAGCCTGCGCTTTGTGGGCAGCCCGGCAGCCAAGGCAGCGCAGGTGCTCACCACCCTGGCCGGGGCGCTGCAGGTTGCCCGCGTGCATGACGAAACCCCGTTCCAGGTCATTGTGGCCCAGTTGCGGCTGGAGCTGCTGGCCTGA
- a CDS encoding alpha/beta fold hydrolase, with protein MTNTFSPAHDYFPLEAPARSAAPRVRYPSPPAGLRLLRGQLKVLSLLAPGLAFRRAWEVFCTPRRLPQKDWEAPALADARRRTVTYETGPVAVYEWGKAAAPAVVLVHGWEHRASFWRAWVQALLAAGYRVVALDGPAHGASAGKMTTLTDFGGAVQAVVDTVGEVRAIVAHSFGGASVAGLPVRLAGGQPLPRLVLLSTPIGPRAVAGRFADFLHLPKTFVEQFAQYVQQATGRTAESFGAAVAGPTAGTERVLVLHDEDDEIIPFAEGRQIAAAWPGAVLHATKGLGHNRILRDAAVVQAGVAFIG; from the coding sequence ATGACGAACACCTTCTCGCCCGCCCACGACTATTTTCCGCTTGAAGCGCCGGCCCGCAGTGCGGCTCCGCGGGTACGCTACCCGTCGCCGCCGGCGGGCCTGCGCCTGTTGCGCGGGCAGTTGAAGGTGCTCTCGCTTCTGGCGCCAGGCCTGGCTTTCCGGCGGGCCTGGGAGGTGTTTTGCACGCCGCGCCGGCTGCCGCAAAAGGATTGGGAGGCGCCCGCGTTGGCCGATGCCCGGCGCCGCACGGTGACTTACGAAACCGGTCCGGTGGCCGTGTACGAGTGGGGGAAGGCCGCGGCGCCCGCCGTGGTGCTGGTGCACGGCTGGGAGCACCGCGCTAGCTTCTGGCGGGCCTGGGTGCAGGCCCTGCTGGCGGCGGGCTACCGCGTGGTGGCCCTGGACGGGCCGGCTCACGGCGCCTCGGCTGGCAAAATGACAACGCTGACGGACTTCGGTGGGGCCGTGCAAGCAGTCGTCGATACGGTAGGGGAGGTGCGCGCCATTGTGGCCCATTCGTTCGGTGGGGCGTCGGTGGCGGGGCTGCCGGTGCGGCTGGCGGGCGGGCAGCCGCTGCCGCGTTTGGTGCTGCTGAGCACGCCCATCGGGCCGCGGGCCGTGGCCGGCCGGTTTGCCGATTTTCTGCACCTGCCCAAAACGTTCGTGGAGCAGTTTGCCCAGTATGTGCAGCAGGCCACGGGCCGCACGGCCGAGTCCTTCGGCGCGGCCGTGGCGGGCCCCACGGCCGGCACCGAGCGGGTGCTGGTGCTGCACGACGAGGATGACGAAATCATTCCCTTTGCCGAAGGCCGGCAGATTGCCGCGGCTTGGCCCGGGGCGGTGCTGCACGCCACCAAGGGGCTGGGGCACAACCGTATTTTGCGCGATGCGGCCGTGGTGCAGGCCGGCGTGGCCTTCATTGGTTAA
- a CDS encoding NmrA family NAD(P)-binding protein, whose product MTEPQASTPRRPSAEKAVIVLAGATGDLGLRIARHLAQRGATVRALVRPGNASPAVAALRELGATIIDADFNSVTALTKACAGADCVVSALSGLREVIVETQKRLLDAAVAAQVPRFIPSDYCIDYTKLPAGSNRNLDLRREFNQRLDQAPIAATSVLNGMFTDLLTGQAPVVLFGLKRVVYWGDADQPLDFTTIENTAEFTAAAALDPGTPRYLRVAGEVASIRDVQRAASAASGQPFGLLWAGSVGVLGALSKLTKALMPESDDVFPPWQGMQYLHNMFTGLPKLAPLDNARYPEIRWTSVQDVLATRPLGE is encoded by the coding sequence TTGACCGAACCGCAAGCTTCCACGCCTCGCCGCCCATCTGCTGAAAAGGCTGTCATTGTATTGGCTGGCGCCACCGGCGACCTGGGCCTGCGCATTGCCCGACACCTGGCGCAGCGCGGGGCCACGGTGCGGGCGTTGGTGCGGCCGGGCAATGCCAGCCCGGCTGTGGCCGCCTTGCGTGAGCTGGGCGCGACAATAATAGACGCCGATTTCAACAGTGTAACGGCTTTGACCAAGGCCTGTGCCGGCGCCGACTGCGTGGTGTCGGCCCTGTCGGGGCTGCGCGAGGTGATTGTGGAAACCCAAAAGCGGCTGCTTGACGCGGCCGTGGCGGCGCAGGTGCCGCGCTTCATCCCGTCGGACTATTGCATTGACTACACCAAGCTGCCCGCCGGCAGTAACCGCAACCTCGACCTGCGCCGCGAGTTCAACCAGCGCCTCGACCAAGCCCCCATTGCGGCCACGTCGGTGCTCAACGGCATGTTCACCGACTTGCTGACCGGGCAGGCCCCGGTGGTCCTTTTTGGCTTGAAGCGCGTGGTGTACTGGGGCGATGCCGACCAGCCGCTGGACTTTACCACCATTGAGAACACCGCGGAGTTTACGGCCGCTGCGGCCCTCGACCCCGGCACGCCGCGCTACCTGCGCGTGGCCGGCGAAGTGGCCAGCATCCGCGACGTGCAGCGGGCGGCCAGCGCCGCCTCCGGCCAGCCGTTTGGGCTGCTGTGGGCCGGCAGCGTGGGGGTGCTGGGTGCCCTCAGCAAGCTCACCAAAGCCCTGATGCCCGAAAGCGACGACGTATTTCCGCCCTGGCAGGGCATGCAATACCTCCACAACATGTTCACCGGCCTGCCCAAGCTGGCCCCGCTCGACAACGCGCGCTACCCGGAAATCCGATGGACGTCGGTGCAGGATGTGCTGGCCACACGCCCGCTGGGGGAATAG
- a CDS encoding J domain-containing protein, protein MKNPDSAHPDRITVPVRTDEQPTGTPAQQAFRQAILDVENLRERLRDLRAEQAEARRRYWQQVGPAAAAVVTARRDLFPALEEAMLLGYFSRLEEQQIVDLILGNARALENRFGEDEGEIIRKYAPGGRGQMPKDREEKAGNAEAKAAPEFIPDPSLPLHEQAAQAAKARRKTKAQRQQEAIEQAARADQQQLESNAKTIYRQLARQHHPDLERDPEKQAARTALMQRITEAYEADDLCTLLQLLAESGPADAEADDVLARYTRALLQQQTQLKQQMNELKYGPNGFVTGLGRKQELELRQIKRDLRAEAEYVQHVGRMISEAEGLREVLRQLAAKGLTSV, encoded by the coding sequence ATGAAAAACCCCGATTCCGCGCATCCCGACCGCATTACCGTCCCCGTTCGAACCGACGAGCAGCCCACCGGCACGCCGGCGCAGCAAGCTTTTCGGCAGGCCATTCTGGACGTGGAAAACCTGCGGGAGCGGCTGCGCGACCTGCGCGCCGAGCAGGCCGAGGCCCGGCGGCGCTACTGGCAGCAGGTGGGCCCAGCGGCCGCGGCCGTGGTAACGGCCCGGCGCGACCTGTTTCCGGCGCTGGAGGAAGCGATGCTGCTGGGCTACTTCAGCCGCTTGGAAGAGCAGCAGATTGTGGACTTGATTCTGGGCAATGCGCGGGCGCTGGAAAACCGGTTTGGAGAGGACGAGGGCGAAATCATTCGAAAATATGCTCCGGGCGGGCGTGGTCAAATGCCCAAGGACCGTGAGGAAAAAGCTGGCAATGCCGAAGCCAAAGCCGCGCCTGAGTTCATCCCCGACCCTTCGCTGCCACTGCACGAGCAAGCTGCCCAAGCCGCCAAGGCGCGCCGCAAAACCAAAGCCCAGCGCCAGCAGGAAGCCATCGAGCAGGCCGCCCGGGCCGACCAGCAGCAGCTCGAATCCAACGCCAAAACCATCTACCGCCAGCTCGCCCGCCAGCACCACCCCGACCTGGAGCGCGACCCCGAAAAGCAAGCCGCCCGCACGGCCCTGATGCAGCGCATCACCGAAGCCTACGAGGCTGATGACCTGTGCACGCTGCTGCAGCTGCTGGCCGAATCGGGCCCCGCCGATGCCGAAGCCGACGACGTGCTGGCCCGCTACACCCGCGCCCTGCTTCAGCAGCAAACCCAGCTAAAACAGCAGATGAATGAGCTGAAATACGGTCCCAATGGCTTCGTCACGGGCTTGGGCCGCAAGCAGGAGCTGGAGCTACGCCAAATCAAACGCGACCTGCGGGCCGAGGCGGAGTACGTGCAGCACGTGGGGCGCATGATAAGCGAGGCGGAAGGATTGCGGGAGGTATTGCGTCAGCTGGCTGCCAAAGGACTGACGAGCGTGTAG